A window of the Lathamus discolor isolate bLatDis1 unplaced genomic scaffold, bLatDis1.hap1 Scaffold_104, whole genome shotgun sequence genome harbors these coding sequences:
- the LOC136006232 gene encoding acrosin-like translates to MADSYGMSRIVGGMDAHQGAWPWIVSIQFPTATGFSHICGGSLITPQWVLTAAHCFVGQNFTKDWFVMVGITDLAWANAETQKRWIRQVVVHEYYTGISGGFDIALVELDQPVQCGYHVQLACIPDATLRLSQLSECFISGWGAREARTGASSPSALQEAKVRLIDVKLCNSSQWYRGAIKRHNLCAGYPQGGIDTCQGDSGGPLMCRDKRANFFWVVGLTSWGRGCARANHPGVYTSTQHFHEWILYQLGMFRSAGASATPPTWSHQHVSHTPIQETMPAPTASSISGFCSFPVRVLVEFTTRVRELLQALGGKKT, encoded by the exons atggctgattcttatgGGATGTCGCGCAttgtcggaggcatggatgcgcaccagggcgcctggccatgGATtgtcagcatccagttccccacagccaccggattctcgcacatctgcggggggtccctcatcacccctcaatgggtcctcacggccgctcactgcttcgtcgggcaaaa cttcaccaagGATTGGTTCGTGATGGTTGGAATCACGGAcctggcttgggccaatgccgagacccagaagcgttggatacggcaggtcgtggtccatgaatattacaCGGGCATCTCCGGCGGCTTCGACATTGCCTTGGTGGAGCTGGACCAGCCAGTGCAGTGCGGGTACCACGTGCAGCTGGCCTGCATACCCGATGCGACGCTCAGGTTATCCCAGCTCTCCGAGTGCTTCATCAGCGGATGGGGCGCAAGGGAGGCCAGAA CGGGGGCATCGTCCccatcagccctgcaggaggccaagGTCCGCCTCATCGATGTcaagctctgcaacagcagcCAATGGTACCGAGGGGCCATCAAGAGACACAACCTCTGTGCTGGGTACCCGCAGGGTGGCATCGACACCTGCCAG GGTGACAGCGGTGGTCCCCTCATGTGCCGGGACAAGCGTGCCAACTTCTTCTGGGTTGTGGGGCTGACGAGCTGGGGCCGTGGCTGTGCCAGGGCCAACCATCCGGGGGTCTACACCTCAACGCAGCACTTCCATGAGTGGATCCTCTACCAGCTGGGGATGTTCCGCTCCGCGGGAGCCTCTGCCACGCCCCCGACATGGAGCCACCAGCACGTCTCCCATACTCCCATCCAGGAGACAATGCCGGCGCCCACGGCCTCCAGCATCAGTGgcttctgctccttcccagtTCGGGTGCTGGTGGAATTCACCACTCGGGTGCGGGAGTTACTGCAGGCTCTAGGGGGGAAGAAGACTTGA
- the LOC136006231 gene encoding olfactory receptor 14A16-like has product MAAAERARDRRELQLWHFWLFLGISLAALLGNGLITSTACDQRLHTPMYFFLLNLSLLDLGCFSTTVPKSMANSLWNTRAISYTGCAAQVFFFLLFISAEYFLLTAMSYDHYVAICKPLHYGTLLGSRACVHMAAAAWGTGFLCALLHTANTFSLPLCRGNAVEQFFCEIPQILKLSCSHSYLREVGLLVLSVCLVLGCFVFIVVSYVQIFRAVLRIPSEQGCHKAFSTCLPHLAVVSLLVSTGTFAYLRSPSISSPSLDLVVSVLYSLVPPVLNPLIYSLRNQALKDAVRKLVTGCVSAATHCLLSSAKGSQCSS; this is encoded by the coding sequence ATAGgcgggagctgcagctctggcactTCTGGCTCTTCCTGGGCATCTCCCTGGCTGCGCTCCTGGGCAACGGCCTCatcaccagcacagcctgcGACCAGCGCCTCCACAcccccatgtacttcttcctcctcaaccTCTCCCTGCTGGACCTGGGCTGCTTCTCCACCACTGTCCCCAAATCCATGGCCAATTCCCTCTGGAACACCAGGGCCATCTCCTACACAGGTTGTGCTGCacaggtctttttctttctcttattcaTTTCAGCAGAGTATTTTCTCCTCACTGCCATGTCCTATGACCACTACGTGGCCATCTGCAAGCCCCTGCACTATGGGAccctgctgggcagcagagcttgtgtgcacatggcagcagctgcctggggcacTGGGTTTCTCTGTGCTCTTTTGCACACAGCCAATACATTTTCACTACCCCTCTGCCGAGGCAATGCTGTGGAGCAGTTCTTCTGTGAAATTCCCCAGATCCTCAAGCTCTCCTGCTCACATTCCTACCTCAGGGAAGTTGGGCTCCTTGTGCTAAGTGTCTGTTTGGTACTTGGCTGTTTTGTGTTCATTGTGGTGTCCTATGTGCAGATcttcagggctgtgctgaggaTCCCCTCTGAGCAGGGATGCCACAAAGCCTTTTCCACGTGCCTCCCTCACCTCGCTGTGGTCTCCCTGCTTGTCAGCACTGGCACGTTTGCCTACCTGAGGTCCccttccatctcctccccttccctggaTCTGGTGGTGTCAGTGCTGTACTCACTGGTGCCTCCAGTATTGAACCCCCTCatctacagcctgaggaacCAGGCGCtcaaggatgctgtgaggaaGCTGGTGACTGGATGTGTTTCAGCAGCCACACACTGCCTGCTGTCCTCTGCAAAGGGCTCCCAGTGTAGTTCATGA